The genomic window CACCTCGAAAAAGATGTACAGAGCACCGCAACGACTTAACCAAAAAAGCCCGTTCCGAGTCACAGAAACGAGCCTTTCAATTCACCTTTCAATTCACCTTTTTTGATGAGACTGATGGAAAACAGAGCTTTCTACTGAAAAATTATCCCAACATTTACGGCAAGATATAACTCTTGAAATAGCTTCCCATGGTCTCAAAATCCACCGAGGGCAACCTCTTGCGAGTTCGAGTCTCGCCTCCGGCACCAAGAAAATAAGGCGGCTACATCAGTAACCGCCTTTTTTCATGCCCAATTCTGTACACTACTTGTACACTACTTTTTCCGGGGAAGAAGCGCGGGCACCAGCGATGCCGCCAATGCCGCGGCCACTACGATGGAACTATTGCGAGGACTATGGACGCAGAGGATTTACTCCCGGAATAAAAAATCTTGCCACCAACCCCGTCACAAAAAACGCGATACGAAAAACCCACCTTTTTTCCCAATTCCCCAAAGTCTCGACAACATCGACGGCGCCCATTTCCCATGTCCCAATTTGTTATGGTGTAAAAATAATTTTTCGCTTATTTTCCTTTGACCAAATCCGATTTGGCAAAAGAACGTAAACACGCCTTTTTCGAGACAAAGAGATTCACAACGATCAATTTTCCAACACGGTCAGTCACCACGACAAACACAACTTAGGGGGTCGTCATCATGGAAGAAAAACCTTCGGGAACAGGCGCGCCGCAGTCCGAGGAGACCACGCGGGTCCAGCCCAGCCAACACGAAATAGACGCCATCATCCGCAACAGGGTGCATAGTTCCTTGGCGATCGCGTTGGTTCCCATCCCTCTTTTCGACATGGCAGCGCTTGCGGCCTTGCAAGTGGAAATGATCTACAAATTAGCCAAAGCTCACGACATCCCCTTCAAGGCGGAATGGGGCAAGAAGGTCTCGGCCGCCCTGGTCGGCGGAATTCTGCCCAGCTTGATCACGCCGAAACTTTCCGACCTGGCCCGCTACATTCCCATCGTAGGGCCGGGGTTGAGCCTAGCCACCCTGCCCCTGACCAACGGCGCGGCGACCTACGCGGTGGGCAGGGCTTTCGCCAAGCACTTCGCCACCGGCGAAGACCTTTGCAACCTGGACATGAAAAAGCTCGGCACCGAAATCAAGGCCGGCTTTGAAGAAAGCAAGAAAACTGTCGGCGGTTGGTTCAAAAAAAGCGAACCAGCCACGGAAGCTCCGGCGGTTTAATCGGCTGGAAGTTCACAGGCCACATGGAACCGGAATCCATGTGGCCTTTTTCTTTTTTCTGTCTTGGCCTCACACCGAAAACAAGGAGATTTGCCGTGCTCACAAGACTGATCGCCTGCTGCCTGTGCATGTTTGTCTCCCTGCTCTCGGCGCCCCGAATCGCGCTGACCGGCACCCATGCCGCGAACCCGCTGGCCTCATCCCTGGCCGACGATCTTCTCGTGATCATTCAAGACAATCATTTCACGCTGACCGGCATTCCCAGCAATGTCGGCCTAACCTTGGAGGGCGCGCGGACCCTCTCCGGCGAAGGTGTTGATTCCGCGGCCCAGTTCCGCATCGGCAGCCAATCCAAGACCTTCACGGGCACCGTGATCCTGAAGATGATCGACAGTGGCTATTTCACGTTGACCGACACGCTGGGGGCATTGCAGCAAAAGTATAACGTTGACCTGGGCCTGTCCGCGCTCCCCGCCGGAGCGGAGAGCATCACCGTGGAGCAGCTCCTGAGCATGAGCTCTCGGATTCCCAACTACATGGCCGGAACCCGTGCCGGATCGACCTCGACCCTGTGGGACGAATGGATCGCCGCGAACTACCAAAGCCTGACGCCCGCCATCACACACGCGGAGCTGGCGGCCCTGGGGTTCGCGGCTGGATATCCGCAAAATCCGAGCGCGCCGTTCCAGGGTTCCTACTCCAACACCAACGCCGTTATCCTGTCCTTGATCGGCGAGGCCGCCTACGCGGCCGAAACAGGCACCGCCAAGACGTTCGCGGAAATTCTCAATGAACTGGTCTTCACGCCCGCCGGCCTGACCGG from Deltaproteobacteria bacterium includes these protein-coding regions:
- a CDS encoding DUF697 domain-containing protein — its product is MEEKPSGTGAPQSEETTRVQPSQHEIDAIIRNRVHSSLAIALVPIPLFDMAALAALQVEMIYKLAKAHDIPFKAEWGKKVSAALVGGILPSLITPKLSDLARYIPIVGPGLSLATLPLTNGAATYAVGRAFAKHFATGEDLCNLDMKKLGTEIKAGFEESKKTVGGWFKKSEPATEAPAV